From Caldicellulosiruptor hydrothermalis 108, a single genomic window includes:
- a CDS encoding M48 family metalloprotease — protein MLWIKNIIANLVFFIFCILIMIALKKYIIARYEKSEEKEKEATRLNTFLGRAIFIISLAMGAVGGFIVGILNSKRHNYLADFFILLIYILEVFIIAVFVTTTIQAKILNQKVKGLFLFRKFVSGLLGYVVMLGIIFLPIVKSLRSDDIKYIYILPVAFFVGNYLFYIIFLNLQYPKRRLNEGEEKIIKNTLKRFGVESLRVTVLDTLGQKFANLFAAGIFKPQLLVTSYALENLKEDELDAVLVHEIGHIKAKHVQKILFGWLIAILYYLALVFGFDSLAGYFVSESKMLNFIRLAILLIGAIQFLFLPSYISRTAEIEADLFVLKSGVKREVYESALKTLYAINYIKGDVSNALEKIQSHPSLKNRIKILAEAENKVERGDTHKFKKIYIYLATACTIFATVYLAFGVLLPQEDVKSWSQNIEKIKIEKSIPTLVEIAGNKKEIELPAKVDITDEKDIENIVKSINKTRKKFSLANTVLSNNYHIEIFEKSGKSYLYSYSSDSGTLIKYIPAVDFNKDKPWWGVNKEIGKIISKYSYSFSNLGSVQESVSNSVYKWFVCVDRDWPKYENSEAVFIEKVKDENIGICALKYEIKLPPWVNRKDIDDAIKEAFNVYLRKAKLPSTIPLPEKIFADYKVVFEESEKNKVMTGIVYSFAGFSFVNNKFAAEALGGLEIAKGEILLNSDGSIKGIFLTIPTGQGKYFSKSIERIFGSEKAKKLLLNYQFSEKIYEYAKEYLKSIGNENIKIARYVQTKPSNNWYSQQVYSLLPKVSEITGWNFIESGSIRRLYKIFDFQTPIECTHKTVFEKFNDNEALISFYNIWDVKINGKPIQSYWKFRLNIDGTYKLVDKNDQTGLLLEIVKRVEKKSES, from the coding sequence GTGCTGTGGATTAAAAATATCATAGCAAATTTGGTGTTTTTTATATTTTGCATCTTAATTATGATTGCACTGAAAAAGTATATAATAGCCAGATACGAAAAAAGTGAGGAAAAAGAAAAAGAAGCAACGAGATTGAATACTTTTTTAGGAAGAGCAATTTTTATAATTAGCTTAGCAATGGGGGCAGTAGGCGGCTTTATAGTTGGAATTTTGAATTCAAAAAGACACAACTACTTGGCAGACTTCTTTATATTACTAATTTATATACTTGAAGTTTTTATAATAGCAGTATTTGTTACAACAACTATACAAGCAAAAATTTTAAATCAGAAAGTAAAAGGTTTATTTTTGTTTCGCAAGTTTGTGTCTGGACTTTTAGGTTACGTTGTAATGCTGGGTATAATTTTTTTACCTATTGTTAAAAGTTTAAGAAGCGATGATATTAAATATATTTATATTCTGCCTGTTGCCTTTTTTGTTGGTAATTATTTGTTTTATATAATATTTTTAAATTTGCAGTATCCAAAAAGAAGACTTAATGAGGGTGAAGAGAAGATTATAAAAAATACTTTAAAAAGGTTTGGTGTTGAGTCACTCAGAGTAACTGTGCTTGATACACTTGGACAAAAATTTGCTAATCTTTTTGCGGCAGGCATTTTTAAGCCTCAGCTTTTAGTAACGTCGTATGCTTTGGAAAATCTAAAGGAAGATGAGCTTGATGCAGTTTTAGTTCACGAGATAGGTCATATAAAAGCAAAGCATGTGCAGAAAATTCTATTTGGTTGGCTTATTGCAATACTTTATTATTTAGCACTTGTATTTGGTTTTGATAGTTTAGCTGGCTATTTTGTTTCAGAATCTAAAATGTTAAATTTCATAAGATTGGCAATTTTATTAATAGGAGCAATTCAGTTTCTCTTTTTACCAAGTTATATTAGCCGAACTGCCGAAATAGAAGCTGATTTGTTTGTTTTGAAAAGTGGGGTAAAGAGAGAGGTCTATGAAAGTGCTTTAAAAACTCTATATGCTATCAATTACATAAAAGGTGATGTTTCGAACGCTTTAGAAAAGATTCAGTCACATCCTTCGCTCAAAAATAGAATTAAGATATTAGCTGAAGCCGAAAACAAAGTAGAGAGAGGAGATACTCATAAATTCAAGAAAATTTATATTTATTTGGCGACAGCCTGTACAATATTTGCCACTGTTTATCTTGCGTTTGGTGTGCTTTTACCCCAAGAAGATGTTAAAAGTTGGTCACAAAATATTGAAAAGATAAAAATAGAAAAGAGTATCCCTACCTTGGTCGAGATTGCTGGAAACAAAAAAGAAATTGAGTTGCCAGCAAAAGTAGATATTACTGATGAAAAAGATATTGAAAATATCGTGAAGAGCATAAATAAAACAAGGAAAAAGTTTAGCTTAGCCAACACAGTTCTTAGTAATAATTACCATATTGAAATATTTGAAAAAAGTGGCAAGTCATATTTGTATTCTTACTCCTCAGACTCAGGAACACTTATTAAGTATATCCCAGCAGTCGATTTTAATAAGGATAAGCCGTGGTGGGGAGTAAATAAAGAGATAGGGAAAATAATATCAAAATACTCATATAGCTTCAGTAACTTAGGGAGCGTACAAGAGTCTGTGTCAAACAGTGTTTATAAATGGTTTGTGTGCGTTGATAGAGATTGGCCAAAATATGAAAACTCAGAGGCAGTATTTATTGAGAAAGTAAAAGATGAGAATATAGGAATTTGTGCATTAAAATATGAGATTAAACTGCCACCTTGGGTAAACAGAAAAGATATTGATGATGCTATCAAAGAAGCATTCAATGTTTATCTGAGAAAAGCAAAACTTCCTTCTACAATACCACTTCCTGAGAAGATTTTTGCGGACTATAAAGTTGTGTTTGAAGAGTCTGAGAAAAATAAAGTTATGACTGGGATTGTGTATTCTTTTGCAGGTTTTTCTTTTGTAAATAATAAATTTGCTGCAGAGGCTTTAGGGGGCCTTGAAATTGCAAAGGGTGAAATTCTTCTGAATAGTGATGGTAGTATAAAGGGTATTTTTCTTACAATACCTACAGGACAGGGGAAGTATTTTTCAAAGTCAATCGAAAGGATATTTGGAAGTGAAAAGGCAAAGAAGCTTCTTTTGAATTACCAGTTTTCAGAAAAAATCTATGAGTACGCTAAAGAATATTTGAAAAGTATTGGCAATGAAAATATTAAAATAGCAAGATATGTTCAAACAAAACCTTCTAACAACTGGTACTCTCAACAGGTATATAGCCTTCTTCCAAAAGTTTCAGAGATAACAGGATGGAATTTTATAGAATCAGGAAGCATCAGGAGGCTTTATAAGATTTTTGATTTTCAAACTCCTATAGAATGTACACACAAAACTGTATTTGAAAAATTTAATGACAATGAGGCTTTGATTTCTTTTTATAACATATGGGATGTTAAAATTAACGGGAAACCAATTCAAAGCTATTGGAAATTTAGGCTTAACATAGATGGGACATATAAACTTGTTGACAAAAATGACCAGACAGGTCTTTTGCTTGAGATTGTCAAGAGGGTTGAAAAAAAGAGTGAGTCCTAA
- a CDS encoding nuclease-related domain-containing protein — MKLAFDLLLDLWYIWVLLIISAILSLLRPKIKGAIGEKSVSFFLARLDPKKYKVLNNLLIKVGSKTVQIDHVVVSNYGIFVIETKNYQGWIYGKEYDEYWTQVIYKRKEKFYNPIRQNYGHIQALKEILSYLGDIKFISVIVFTTKADLKVETKTDVVWTTKLIKTIKKYNQECLTDEQKERIFQRLCSMNVNSYKNMREHVRSVNRNKVR, encoded by the coding sequence TTGAAGTTAGCTTTTGATCTGCTTTTAGATTTATGGTACATATGGGTTTTGCTAATTATAAGCGCAATATTATCATTGTTGAGACCGAAGATAAAAGGAGCAATAGGTGAAAAATCAGTTTCGTTTTTTCTGGCTCGATTAGACCCTAAAAAGTATAAAGTTTTGAATAACCTTTTGATTAAAGTTGGTTCTAAAACAGTTCAAATAGATCATGTTGTTGTTTCAAATTATGGAATATTTGTTATTGAGACAAAGAATTATCAGGGTTGGATTTATGGTAAAGAATATGATGAATACTGGACGCAAGTTATATACAAAAGAAAAGAAAAATTTTACAATCCGATTAGGCAAAATTATGGTCACATCCAAGCGCTTAAAGAAATATTATCATATTTAGGTGATATAAAATTTATCTCAGTGATAGTTTTTACCACAAAGGCTGATTTGAAAGTTGAGACAAAAACAGATGTTGTTTGGACAACTAAACTTATAAAAACGATAAAGAAGTATAATCAAGAATGTTTGACTGATGAACAAAAAGAGAGAATTTTTCAGAGGCTTTGTTCAATGAATGTTAATAGTTACAAAAATATGAGAGAGCATGTGAGAAGTGTTAATAGAAATAAAGTAAGATAG
- a CDS encoding NACHT domain-containing protein, whose protein sequence is MRKQLYDGLVSISDDKFHRLCDEILEHYNPEYSNLDSHGMHLYKDKPVPGTPDSIKFFPDGSIYAFQYTTSDEKSLKNKLLRDIKEVGYWEYAKDVRRVVLCCNSKVKDDIRRECRAECSKYGWDLDIVDIDLIISLILNNYDARVKASKYFEVDVFSINLESELKYYIENKYPLLASREIRENYHRKLLEFDIYALELKAVSVSNGTEIDFKTKQNIILTGEAGAGKSTFVKRWFLECLKEKNLKSIPVFCELRSYCGEALPEYIKINIEKGFNQINIELINRLLLEGRFQIFLDGFDELSEKYFEEFKIKCLQNLKYNKNTFVITCRNNQVSKIENVNFEKYIMKPLEYNAILNFVSRVVPEKLNIIKDFCNNNTNILKLLSNPFNLTIVVSIIKTLKQEKSIIVFLEEISSKPHYFYKELFNQMLKWNRDIINKFKLKEKFLAYLVSYIAFKTLNDMEVRLNLCYINRLIADALNEFSLFGQINIDDVRDCLVSCKFIQELNDYYQFEHNNLVDFFASVYILEKKDDSDFLADVFKNPVLMEPLLIAFENENSFFEKNIENIPSSLFQKAVERIDDFVSERVVDFVRKVFSNDEENNENFDKALCICSRFYYDERLLMAVFEYLKRKEEKGYKDFSSFRFKNSDINAIFNSMPGIEVFRRMRLAEVLDLLTNPFKYGKAATILAARFIKHLDKASDEQWDKVKDFYLRCFKYKDKDFLYYILIELDSYFRIKPKGVEEVYEMFKKTYKGHFWGLANNLIIEVMELMGELKPCDNDEFIRELVERALNCEKNNDYYIGQQLATLNFEEIEYLWSAPAKVRKIIGDEAYKKALQFAFNDPKLNENEIILSDMLFYISEFNDDNTLKILRRYCYYTSEHYFYNGKWDGVRTYALEGLYRKPNAQKLNILLSEFKNSKEYTYKIFFLYGIYKMFISNESEKLPMIAAEYKKAKECLLDELENPNNLREAIIQVSDFYVPFRSSYYLTYFIQEILSSLFQEYVFEICFEILNSENKKDFWDYVLTIIDYVGNEDWLKNLNCFGLKNPDYADKVANIIRQWRTKNSCK, encoded by the coding sequence ATGAGAAAACAACTATATGATGGATTAGTAAGTATATCTGATGATAAGTTTCATAGGTTATGTGATGAAATTTTGGAACATTACAATCCTGAATATTCTAACCTTGACTCACATGGTATGCATTTATATAAAGATAAGCCCGTGCCAGGTACTCCGGATTCAATAAAATTTTTTCCTGACGGAAGCATATATGCTTTTCAATATACAACTTCTGATGAGAAAAGTTTAAAAAATAAACTTCTTAGAGATATAAAAGAAGTGGGTTATTGGGAATATGCTAAAGATGTGCGAAGAGTTGTTTTATGCTGCAATTCAAAGGTCAAAGATGATATTAGAAGAGAATGTAGGGCAGAATGCTCAAAGTATGGTTGGGATTTAGACATAGTAGATATTGATTTAATAATTTCTCTTATTCTTAACAATTATGATGCAAGAGTCAAAGCTAGTAAATATTTTGAGGTCGATGTTTTCTCAATTAACTTGGAAAGCGAACTAAAATATTATATCGAAAATAAGTATCCTCTGCTTGCTTCGAGGGAAATAAGGGAAAACTATCATCGAAAGCTTCTGGAATTTGATATTTATGCACTTGAATTAAAGGCTGTCTCTGTTTCAAATGGGACGGAGATTGACTTTAAAACAAAACAGAACATTATATTGACAGGGGAAGCTGGAGCAGGCAAAAGTACGTTCGTTAAGAGATGGTTTTTAGAATGTTTAAAAGAAAAGAATTTAAAATCTATACCAGTATTTTGTGAACTTAGGAGTTATTGTGGCGAAGCTTTGCCTGAATATATAAAAATTAATATCGAAAAGGGTTTTAATCAGATTAACATAGAGCTTATAAATAGGCTCTTATTAGAAGGTCGTTTTCAAATATTTCTTGATGGTTTTGATGAATTATCTGAAAAATATTTTGAGGAATTTAAGATAAAATGTCTTCAAAACCTAAAGTATAATAAAAACACATTTGTTATTACTTGTAGAAATAATCAAGTTAGTAAAATTGAAAACGTAAATTTTGAAAAGTATATAATGAAACCATTAGAATATAATGCTATATTGAATTTTGTTTCAAGAGTTGTGCCAGAAAAGTTAAATATTATTAAAGATTTTTGTAATAATAATACAAACATCTTAAAATTATTATCAAATCCATTTAATCTGACTATAGTTGTGTCTATAATTAAGACATTAAAACAAGAAAAAAGTATTATTGTTTTCTTAGAAGAAATTAGTAGCAAACCACATTATTTTTATAAAGAATTATTTAATCAAATGCTTAAATGGAATCGTGACATAATAAATAAGTTTAAATTAAAGGAAAAGTTTTTAGCTTATCTTGTTTCATATATTGCTTTCAAAACATTAAATGATATGGAAGTGCGTTTAAATTTATGCTATATTAACAGGCTCATTGCAGATGCTTTAAATGAATTTTCCCTTTTTGGCCAAATTAACATAGATGATGTAAGAGATTGTTTGGTTAGTTGCAAATTTATACAAGAATTAAACGATTATTATCAGTTTGAACATAATAATCTTGTAGATTTTTTTGCTAGTGTGTATATCTTAGAAAAAAAAGATGATTCTGATTTTCTTGCTGATGTTTTCAAAAATCCAGTATTAATGGAGCCTCTATTGATAGCATTTGAAAATGAAAATTCATTTTTTGAAAAAAATATTGAAAATATACCATCCAGCCTTTTTCAAAAAGCAGTCGAAAGAATTGATGATTTTGTAAGTGAGAGAGTAGTAGATTTCGTTAGAAAAGTATTTTCAAATGATGAAGAAAATAATGAAAACTTTGACAAGGCATTATGTATTTGCAGCCGTTTTTATTATGATGAAAGGTTATTAATGGCTGTGTTTGAATATTTGAAAAGAAAAGAGGAGAAGGGTTATAAAGATTTTAGTAGTTTCAGGTTTAAAAATAGTGATATTAATGCCATTTTCAACAGCATGCCTGGAATAGAGGTTTTTAGAAGAATGCGTCTTGCTGAAGTCCTGGACTTATTAACCAATCCTTTTAAATATGGTAAAGCCGCTACAATACTCGCCGCAAGATTTATTAAACATCTTGATAAAGCAAGTGATGAACAATGGGATAAGGTTAAGGATTTTTATTTGAGGTGCTTTAAGTATAAGGATAAGGATTTTTTATATTATATACTTATAGAGCTAGATTCATATTTTAGAATCAAACCTAAAGGTGTAGAAGAGGTTTATGAGATGTTTAAAAAAACATATAAAGGACATTTTTGGGGTCTTGCAAACAATCTTATTATAGAGGTAATGGAGTTAATGGGAGAACTTAAGCCGTGTGATAATGACGAATTTATAAGAGAACTTGTTGAAAGAGCTTTAAACTGTGAAAAAAATAATGATTATTACATTGGTCAGCAATTGGCAACATTAAACTTTGAAGAAATTGAGTATTTATGGAGTGCTCCTGCCAAGGTACGAAAAATCATTGGGGATGAAGCATATAAGAAAGCTTTACAATTCGCATTTAACGATCCGAAATTGAATGAAAATGAAATAATTTTATCTGATATGTTATTTTATATATCTGAATTTAACGATGATAATACCCTTAAAATATTGAGGAGATACTGTTATTATACATCTGAACACTATTTTTATAATGGGAAATGGGATGGGGTTAGAACATATGCGCTTGAAGGACTATATAGGAAACCTAATGCCCAAAAATTAAATATTTTGCTTTCTGAATTTAAGAACAGCAAGGAATATACCTATAAGATATTTTTCTTGTATGGTATTTATAAGATGTTTATATCTAACGAATCCGAAAAGCTACCTATGATAGCTGCTGAGTATAAAAAGGCAAAAGAATGCTTATTGGATGAATTGGAAAATCCTAATAATCTAAGAGAGGCAATAATTCAAGTATCTGATTTTTATGTACCATTTCGTAGCAGCTATTATTTAACTTACTTTATTCAAGAAATATTATCTTCACTTTTCCAAGAATATGTTTTTGAAATATGCTTTGAGATTTTGAATTCAGAGAATAAAAAAGACTTTTGGGACTATGTTTTAACGATCATAGACTATGTTGGAAATGAAGATTGGTTGAAAAATTTAAATTGCTTCGGTTTAAAAAATCCTGATTACGCAGATAAAGTTGCTAATATTATAAGACAATGGCGGACAAAAAACAGTTGCAAATAA
- a CDS encoding KaiC domain-containing protein translates to MAAKETTAQKTHESAAPKTQEMDHLQDAVKLKDLSKAAPELFGVKTGVEGIDKLFYKLEFSKDQGKPVIKPLGGIPAYSVINVSGVADTGKSLFAEQFAVVQANEGNNVLYVTVETPAEFLYSSLLFRANAMNIDKSKVEENIYILDVTRDFNIRGNINNFIKTIDNAASKFNIKNVVIDSITGFFESKEIYAREIVRTIYNFLKSKKLTTLMISQKRSGQEHLSAEAAGGYAVSHIVDGTIVFSKQIIMNKFDSSTFKKPIGEVIRLLRIDGCRMCGHDSKTYVFEIDQTGLIKVLYPLSSLINQQSGEKE, encoded by the coding sequence ATGGCAGCAAAGGAGACCACAGCTCAGAAAACTCATGAGTCAGCAGCTCCAAAAACCCAAGAGATGGATCACCTACAAGATGCTGTGAAGCTCAAAGACCTATCTAAAGCTGCACCTGAACTTTTTGGTGTAAAGACAGGAGTTGAAGGGATAGACAAGCTATTTTACAAGCTTGAGTTTTCGAAAGACCAGGGAAAACCTGTAATAAAACCACTTGGCGGAATTCCTGCATACTCGGTCATAAACGTAAGTGGTGTTGCGGACACAGGTAAAAGCCTTTTTGCTGAACAGTTTGCTGTAGTGCAGGCAAATGAGGGAAATAATGTTCTGTATGTTACTGTTGAGACACCTGCTGAGTTTTTGTACTCATCATTGTTATTTCGCGCAAATGCAATGAACATTGACAAATCTAAAGTGGAAGAAAACATCTATATACTTGACGTAACAAGAGATTTTAACATCCGTGGAAACATAAACAACTTTATAAAGACTATTGATAATGCCGCATCAAAGTTTAACATAAAAAATGTTGTTATTGACTCTATTACTGGATTTTTTGAGTCAAAGGAAATTTACGCTCGTGAGATTGTAAGGACAATTTATAATTTCTTAAAGTCTAAAAAACTCACTACTCTTATGATTTCACAAAAGAGAAGTGGACAAGAACACCTGTCAGCTGAAGCTGCAGGTGGATATGCTGTGAGCCACATTGTAGATGGTACAATTGTATTTTCAAAACAGATTATCATGAACAAGTTTGACAGCTCTACTTTCAAAAAACCAATTGGTGAGGTTATACGTCTTTTGAGGATTGATGGCTGCAGAATGTGCGGTCATGACTCAAAGACATATGTGTTTGAAATAGACCAGACAGGGCTTATCAAAGTACTATATCCTTTGTCAAGTCTCATTAATCAACAATCAGGTGAAAAGGAATAA
- a CDS encoding ATP-dependent nuclease has product MYIDKIKIRNFRCFGPEETVIEFDKLTALIGANSCGKTAVLHALMKIFGSDNKEIKRSDFHVPKSMDPQEIENNDLYIEVKLSFPELRQENTELNSIPSFWNYMVIREPGVLPYVRICLKSSWQKSNTPDGDIETEILFIKAPEGREKDSDYEKAKREHLSRILFVYVPAIRDVSPQLRNVSNSILWKILNSIEWEEDFKSKIREKTEEIDKLFAKNPGVSLVKEIISNTWKKYHRDYRYKEAHMRFSRGDLDTVLKKVEIEFYPTSEPKSYTVNELGDGLRSLFYLTLVNSLLEFENRILQSKHSSKSPFNKEPSTLVLLAIEEPENHVCPHLLGRIMDNLKDISSKQNAQVILTSHSASIISRIEPTEIRHLRIKNEDLCTKVSRIILPEQIDEAFKYVKEAVKAYPEIYFSRLVILGEGDSEELIIKKMIEKSGLSADSCAISIVPLGGRFVNHFWRLLQDIGINYITLLDMDIERNTGGWEKLHYIMNQLIQSGYDEKSVLADLSKEEFDNMPNWSYDEYSREKIEKFAKHLQQFDIFFSFPLDIDFSMLSTYEEAYKKLIPKKGGPRIPDKITKKEDYARYIDNVVKSVLKSDNATGITYSDNEKELMVWYKYLFLGRGKPNTHFQALIELGDSIKSNMPDVFKNLINRAKELLENDPYSDISNLGDEKYADTKGTMETC; this is encoded by the coding sequence GTGTATATTGATAAAATAAAAATCAGAAATTTTAGATGCTTTGGTCCTGAGGAAACAGTAATTGAATTTGATAAGCTAACTGCTTTAATAGGTGCAAATAGCTGTGGAAAAACAGCAGTTTTACATGCATTAATGAAAATATTTGGGAGTGACAATAAAGAGATTAAACGTTCTGATTTCCATGTACCTAAAAGCATGGATCCGCAAGAAATTGAAAATAACGACTTATACATAGAGGTAAAATTAAGTTTTCCAGAATTGCGGCAAGAGAATACTGAACTCAATAGTATACCATCTTTTTGGAATTATATGGTTATTAGAGAACCTGGCGTTTTACCATATGTAAGGATATGTTTGAAATCTTCATGGCAAAAAAGTAATACTCCTGATGGAGATATTGAAACAGAAATATTATTTATTAAAGCCCCGGAAGGTAGAGAAAAAGACAGCGATTACGAAAAAGCAAAACGAGAGCATTTATCAAGAATTCTATTTGTATATGTTCCGGCTATAAGAGATGTCTCTCCTCAATTAAGAAATGTTTCGAACTCTATACTCTGGAAAATACTCAATAGCATAGAATGGGAGGAAGATTTCAAAAGTAAGATAAGGGAGAAGACGGAAGAGATTGACAAACTTTTTGCAAAAAATCCAGGAGTATCTTTAGTAAAAGAAATTATTAGTAATACGTGGAAGAAATATCATAGGGATTATAGGTATAAAGAGGCACACATGCGTTTTAGTAGGGGAGACTTGGATACTGTTTTAAAGAAAGTTGAAATAGAATTTTATCCAACTTCTGAACCTAAGTCTTATACAGTAAATGAATTGGGCGATGGATTGCGCTCGCTATTTTATTTAACATTGGTAAATTCCCTTCTTGAATTTGAGAATAGAATCCTACAGTCAAAACATTCTTCTAAAAGTCCTTTTAACAAAGAACCTTCGACACTTGTTTTGCTTGCAATAGAAGAGCCAGAAAATCATGTTTGTCCTCATTTATTAGGACGTATTATGGATAACCTAAAAGATATTTCCTCAAAGCAAAATGCACAGGTTATACTTACTTCACATTCGGCAAGTATTATAAGTAGAATTGAGCCTACAGAAATACGTCACCTAAGAATAAAAAATGAGGATTTATGTACTAAAGTTTCAAGGATTATTTTACCAGAACAAATTGATGAAGCATTTAAATATGTAAAGGAGGCTGTAAAAGCTTATCCTGAGATATACTTTTCCAGGTTGGTAATATTAGGTGAAGGTGATAGTGAAGAACTAATAATCAAGAAAATGATTGAAAAGAGCGGTTTGTCAGCTGATAGCTGTGCAATAAGTATTGTGCCACTTGGAGGAAGATTTGTAAATCATTTTTGGAGACTTCTGCAAGATATTGGTATTAATTATATAACATTGCTTGATATGGATATCGAAAGAAATACAGGGGGATGGGAAAAGCTGCATTATATAATGAATCAGCTTATACAAAGTGGCTATGATGAAAAAAGTGTTTTAGCAGATTTATCTAAAGAAGAATTTGACAATATGCCAAATTGGTCATATGACGAATATAGCAGAGAGAAAATAGAAAAGTTTGCAAAACATCTTCAACAATTTGATATATTTTTTTCATTTCCACTTGATATAGATTTTTCAATGTTAAGTACTTATGAGGAAGCATATAAAAAACTTATACCTAAAAAAGGTGGTCCAAGAATTCCTGATAAAATTACAAAAAAAGAAGACTATGCACGTTATATTGACAATGTTGTAAAAAGTGTTTTGAAATCAGATAATGCTACTGGTATAACTTATTCAGATAATGAAAAGGAGTTGATGGTCTGGTATAAATATTTATTTTTGGGTAGAGGTAAGCCAAATACTCATTTTCAAGCTTTGATAGAACTTGGGGATAGTATAAAATCAAACATGCCAGATGTTTTTAAAAACCTTATAAACAGGGCTAAAGAATTATTAGAAAATGACCCCTACTCTGATATATCTAATTTAGGAGATGAAAAATATGCTGATACCAAAGGAACAATGGAAACCTGCTGA
- a CDS encoding DUF4846 domain-containing protein, with product MPTLRKIMRLGAASILIFALMVACAVEQSQLNKKPEIAKKPKLEEKDSIASLKNKSEQSYKESLINSHGKTISERIKVPEGYERVEVPRESFAEFLRNLPLKPHGTKVKYYNGEEKPNGVYVAVIDMDVGTRDLQQCADAVIRLYSEYLYKNKQYDRIHFNFTNGFRADFKKWMQGYRIKVEGNRAYWIKAAGYDDSYECFRKYLDMVFAYAGTLSLSQEMQKIPLSDLQIGDVFLKGSDPGHCVIVVDMAQNPKTGEKIFLLAQSYMPAQDIHILKNPANDDDNPWYSINFGDVLITPEWQFTKDQVYRFGE from the coding sequence ATGCCTACGCTAAGGAAAATAATGCGGTTAGGGGCAGCAAGTATCCTTATTTTTGCTCTGATGGTAGCATGTGCAGTTGAACAATCCCAATTGAATAAAAAACCTGAAATTGCAAAAAAGCCAAAGTTAGAGGAGAAGGATAGTATTGCTTCCCTGAAAAATAAATCAGAACAAAGTTACAAAGAAAGTCTGATAAATAGCCATGGTAAAACAATAAGCGAAAGAATAAAAGTACCAGAAGGATATGAAAGAGTTGAAGTTCCGAGGGAATCTTTTGCTGAATTTTTGAGGAATCTTCCACTCAAGCCCCATGGCACAAAAGTAAAGTACTATAATGGTGAAGAAAAACCAAACGGCGTATATGTTGCAGTAATTGACATGGATGTTGGCACAAGAGATTTGCAGCAGTGTGCAGACGCTGTTATAAGGCTCTATTCAGAGTATCTTTATAAAAATAAGCAGTATGATAGAATTCACTTTAACTTCACAAATGGTTTTAGAGCTGATTTTAAAAAGTGGATGCAGGGTTATAGAATAAAAGTTGAAGGTAATAGAGCTTATTGGATAAAAGCTGCTGGATATGATGATAGTTATGAATGTTTTAGAAAGTATCTTGACATGGTATTTGCATATGCTGGAACACTGTCACTTTCTCAGGAAATGCAAAAAATACCTCTGAGTGATTTGCAAATTGGAGATGTATTTTTAAAAGGAAGCGACCCTGGACATTGCGTTATTGTAGTTGATATGGCTCAAAATCCAAAAACAGGTGAAAAGATATTCCTGCTTGCACAAAGCTATATGCCAGCCCAAGACATCCACATCTTAAAAAACCCAGCAAACGATGATGACAATCCATGGTATTCAATAAACTTTGGTGATGTTTTAATAACACCAGAGTGGCAGTTTACAAAAGATCAGGTGTATAGATTTGGGGAGTAG